Below is a window of Ctenopharyngodon idella isolate HZGC_01 chromosome 7, HZGC01, whole genome shotgun sequence DNA.
TACTTTAGTGTGTTTTTGCAGGTGTGGGTCATGCCATGTTGGAGCATTGGGTGTGGAGAAAGGTTGGGGCATGTTAAAAGTCGGAGAAAGGTCTTTATAATTGGTAGTGAAAGCTGTCTGTTAAGGTTAGGGATAGGGTTAAGGGATAGTTTCTGTTGTAGCATTCACCTTTCAGCACGCCACCTTTCGGTACACCCATTACTCCGACCTGCAGCTACCCCTGTCTCTGTTTTTGTGCTGGTGTGTTGCTGTACCACAGTAATACCACATGAGGATGGTGGGATTGTGGCTTTCAATGGTGCtttgtttaaagtttttgagttacattaaatgctttaaaaatgtagtaagTGATGTAATGATGTGTAAAGATGGAAATGTAATGATTTGTTTTGTAATTGGCTCTTTTTTCTTACTTAATTCACAGGGACGTAAGGAAGTGCTGGTGCATTGGTTGCCATGTCCATCCTGGTAAGTAAACCTACATGGCAACTTAATTCACCACTGtaattttctcatttattagttgttgttttgacttttttccagTAGGAAGACATGGCCACCCACCTGGCAGCCTGAAGATCATGTCCAAATTACACTTACTCAATGCTAATTACATTACTGGTACATTATGaccgtttttttgtttgtttgtttttgagccACTGTTATAGTGGACAAATAAAGGTTTGTGTTTTCATTACGTctatttatatctttttaccttttataaaaaaattaaatatatatatatatatatatataatatatatatatatatatatatatatatataatttctgaaATATCCAGGGGCTGGAGCTTATTCAAGCTACCACAGGCCAAAGGTTGAAAGTCACCCTGACCAGTCTGTCACAGAGattacatttgatattcaacagtgttttgatctgcctgcatctacaccattgtatgcgaactgaactgagctggacgatgacatcactgttcacttcagtgctgatatagataaattaactgaattaataactattgtttCTTACATCGGagtgaatcaatactgaatttacttaagatggacaatgacaccattttgtttaagagctgctgtgcagccaaaattacataccagttatcactgtaaagctgctttgacacaatctgcattgtaaaaagcgctatataaataaaggtgacttgacttgacttgacttgacttgacacacACAATATAGCCTCTAGTTCCTGATTAACTATACCTACATGTTTTTGGAGTGTGGAGGACACTGGTGCACCCAGAGGAAACCGACAGCAACACTGGGAAAACTATCAATCAGGAAGGGCTCATGGAAATATGAAGTCATTTGTAGTCTTACATAGTCGTTTTTGAGTATAAgcccattgtgtgtgtgtgtgtgtgtgtgtgtgtacagtatcaTATATACTTGTCTACTCAGTTAATATATGGATATGAACAACCATATTCTCACTAGACTAGAGGCTAGATGTACAAGGTATATTATAGTGTCATATATTAGTAGATAGACACAGATTGCTCCAAATGGGACCAGTGAGTTGAGTCTAGAGAAAGTGAAGTACCACTACTGCATTAATGCATAAGATATTTAGTAAATACCATAGtagaattattacaattttaccCTTGTATAGTTAAACAATGcttttaataatacaaaatatagtACAATAGTACAAATAGTGCTTACACATCCCTTCTGAGCAAAATAAATTGGGTTACAAAAAGTTACAGCTGAGAAAGAAATTGTGGGAGGAAAAAACTTTtgtaaaaatctttatatatatatatatacacacacacacacacacatatatatatatatatatatatatatatatatatatatatatatatatatatatatatatatatacacacatacatatacacacatgtatatacatatatatgtatgtatatgaatGCATACAAATCTATTGCTGCATCGGGTTAACCCCACAATCCAATCTGTCGGTTTAGTTTGATATAATGGGGggcaaataaatgtttaaatcataATCTGTCCATTCACCACAAGAGCCTGGAAGATGCTGTCAAAAATGACCATATATGGACAAGTACGTGTGACGCTTCTGCTCAAATGGGTTGTCATTGGCTCTGATCTTCCCTTGGCACACGCGGGATTCGCTGTGATTGGATAATCTTTTTTACCCATATAAAAAACGTTTAATATTGCAAAGTACATTTTGCTGTTATTATTACGTCAGTAATACATTTAGTTAACAATACGGTGTTGCTGTGTTGTAAGGTATTACCCCGTTAAcgatatcctaaccctaaccctagcaTATCTTCACTGAACTACAAATAACAGCGCCATATTTTTTTGCGTTCCTTCGATATAATGACAGAGGcttatgggtaatgtagtttaaaACGTTTAATAACAAACTGGAAAAAAGTACTATCTTTAATAAACAAAGGGATATTTAATCATGTTTATTGTGCAAACCTCTATGACATATTTGAAAGGCAGGATGAAATTTGGTATTTTACTATGAACACTTTTAAAACACCTTTGTGCCATCTTTTCATATATAGCCTATTTGAAAACTGTGTCCAACATTATTCTTATCATGGACAACAAAGTGTGTTGAATCACAATTACATTGTCTTTTCAACAACTTGCCATTATGTAAATTGTTGCAAGTTCATCCAGTCATAGttaacagaacagaacaagaacAGACCCCCAAAAATCATCATAAATGCCCATTTGGAATGGGCTTCCGTTTATTTAATTAGATCAAGAACAAGAATACAGTGTTTACAGTAAACAAAGACACCAATTTAAACAACCAATACATATTGTGACACTTCATTGCACTATTACACATCCTTATCCAGTGTTGGGCCTTACTTGTAATACTTAACTCATGCTTTCTCATTCTTCATGTCAAAAGGACCAACAAAAGAGTGTCATTGtactttataatttaataaccaATCACTGTAATATAATCAGTAATActtcaaatgaacacaactggTCTTGACATGCTGATTTAGTACTAATTTTAGCATTGATTGATTACATTATAGCATACAACATGAAAATCAGGTGGGttgatgtatttaaaaacactgataaaATAGTCCACATTCTGGgtgaatttttacattttcttggtTACTTGCATTAGGACagctctaaccctaaccctaaccctaacccaagacattattaataaaatgctaATTCAAGATTCTGAATTGTGGCATAAGACAACTATATTCAGACTATTACCTAAAATGCAATTCTACATTGTATAATCATTGTTGATTGTTGGGTAGTAActaattacatgtaatctggattatgtaatcagattccaaaaattaagtacttgtaattagattgttacattttaaatactcataatcagactataggtttttttgttttgttttattgattacatgattacatgttaatctcacaatggcagtaaatatatatatataaaacattctcCCTActtcttttttatcttttaaaattcctttctaaaaaaaattaatttgtggaATAGCACTCACAGTTTAACCACTAGTCATGTGTCTATCTCTAAAAAACTCATGCCAAACACAGcatttgatcactggatttacagaaatcattttaagtgttttaagtGCTCAACATTGCATATCTAATCGACTTCTGATGTAAACATTATTAATTGAATAACACTGAGTCAGTTAACCATGTATCACTGTCCTtggaaggcttttgtcttttaaacacactaaaatgtacaaattcacGTCATTTCATATTAACATGCAATGCAGTGTTTCTCCACAATTTTTGTCAGATGAACCTCTTTGACCTACTAATAATTTTACTTGAAGTAAGCCCTGAGATTTTTAGTTGTTaggtcaaaaataaaataataataagttttattcTCTGATGTAcattaatggtcacatgacatgcagataaacataTCAAATACAAATCATAGTCTgttaccttaaatgtgtaatgtaatggatacaatttgtcatgtaatttggagtTAGTAACAGAATACAATTTGTAAGAACTGCACTGACTATGTCATAGTATTTATCAGAACAGTATGTATTAGTCAAAAGAGAATATACTGCAGAATTATCTGCACATCACATGCAAAACCTGCCTGAACAGAGAGGAGATAAAAAGACAAGACTGTTTTTGTAGATCACTGTAcaagtattttattttgcttacagtaaggaaaaaaaattattaggtGAAAACGTTATGTATCCTTATATACTTTCTATCAATATAAGATATGTACACACTGCAAAACACCCCTCACAGATATACACTGTATGATCCCATGAGAGCTAAGGAAAATGGAAATAATAGAATATAATTAATAGGGATGGAGGTTGTATGGCTGTTTATAAGACTATAAAAATGCGTGGAGTGAAACACCTGTCTTACATACACATTTAAAGATTCAAAAATAATAGTCAAAACTTGTACTGCTGAACCTTAATCTCATTTCCATTAGGATgggaaaatattaaatagattCTGTTAATATGCTAAAATGTTTctcacagtgaaaaaaaaaaaaaaagaaatacagcTTATTAAAATAGTTCTTCAGTATCTGTCTATTCTATATACTCAGGTTTAGTCCTCATCACTGTCTGTTTCATCAGAGCTGTAGTTTATTGCCTCAGTTTCTTCATCGGAAATGTTATCAAATAGAATGCTGTCCGAAGCCTGTCCCAGAACACATTGTCGGTATAACATCCTAGCATTATTTTGCAGAAACTGAAGGTCTTCCAGTTTTCTCTTGAGAAGGCACAGTAGTCCATTGGCACTCTCCTCTGAAAGCTCAAAGTCACTGTCTACACAAAAAAGGAATGAAAAGAGGATAAATAAaggataaataaaatcaatcccTAATGTTTTAATTCCAGCAATGCATTGGTTTTGAATTTGTTATGGATACTCACTGTTAGTTTGTATTTGAACTGAGAGATCCCTCAGGGAACATTCAGCTTCCTTCAATGATCGCCAGTGTTGCTTCACCTCCGTCACTATGATCTGCTCCTCCTCCTTCAGTCGGGAAAGCATCATGAACCGGTCAAAGACCATCTTCTTAGTTGAGAGGTTGCCATTACCTGCAATTAATGAAGGTCCTAAATTACCATCTTTTAAACACTGAGGAGGACTGTATTAACATCAAACAATGTTTATCAAATacactgaatatttttttaaagttaattacTAGTGTCAGGGCATTCCCATGGCCATTGGAAATGATCAGCTGTGAGCAGTTCATCCACGGAAGGAAGCTGGTAGACTGACTGTTCATTGAAGTCCTTAATGGCAGCTGCCAAGGTTGACTTGTCTTCATTAATTTTCCTCCTTATTTTGTGCCTTCTCTTGTTGCTATCTAATAAATCAacaacatatattattattacagcacTCAAGTTCATTCCTTAGctatatgaattattttttatcatcatcatcatcatcttatCTGACCTGTCTGACGGTATAGATTCATTTTCACATAAAGGCCTCGAATTCTGCCCTCAAGTCCAGTGTCCTCCTTTGCACTTGATACTACATCCCAAACAAATGAATTAGCCTTACAAATTTGATATATTCTGCCTTCTGTGCACAACAtttataaatggaaaaaaatgttattacataaaaaaactaaaacaggcCCTTCAAAATGTATTACCTGTGGCCCACTGCTGGACATCACTGACCCACTGCTGAATGTCATCATCACTGACATTAAGCTCAGCCTGCAGACTTTCAAAGCTCTCTCTTTCCACTTTCAGCCTTTCGGTTGTCTAAATACATATCAAAACactataaaattaatttgatcATAAAGGTTTATAGTTCAACAATGTATGCAATAGACGTAATTGCTCAaattatgttaaagggttagttcacccaaacataaaaagtctgtcattaattactcaccctcatgtcgttctacacccgtaagaccttcgttcatcttcagaacacaaattaagatatttctgatgacagaatgctgtcagatttccttccacaGACTGAAttttgcaactaccactttgacactttgaaaagttcataaagacatcgtaaaattaatccatatgaatcaagcggtttagtccacatttttctgaagagaatcgatcacttgttatgatgaacagatgaagaatgaacctcattgtttatgcagcacgtttgagcctCCAAGAGAGGTTTGCTCTTGTGCATTATTCaagtttggttgagcttctgcttatgtttgctgatcaaagtttacatgcgagtaaaagcctaaattaaatctgttcgtcATAACAACCAATcgattttcttcagaaaatttggaataaactactcaattcatatggattagttttccagTCTCTTTATGgagtttttgaagcatcaatgTTTCAGTaacaaaggcagtctatggatgGAAATCTGACaccattctgtcatcaaaaatatctcaatttgtgttctgaagatgaatgaaggtcttacaggtgtggaacggcatgagggtgagtaattaatgacagaattttcatttttgggtgaactaaccctttaaatgtactttttgtacGATAAGAACAAGGTTGACTTTTGCATCAGTAAAATACCTTAATGTATCTTTGAGACAAACATTTGGCCAGATTTTCAGACTTCCGTTTGTTCCATGCAGAAGCAAGAACAGTGAGCATGTCTGAACGTGCTATTATTAGATAGTTGgtcaaagaaaatatattaaaaaaagttatagtcATGATTCATTGATACTTAGAAATAACTATATGTTAAAAGTAGTGTTTATCTAATATATTCACCAGCTTTGGACATGTATTTAGTGCAAATTGCAGCTCTCGACAAGAAGGAGTTGACTTGCTCCACCTCTTCTCCAATTGTAAGACCAGCTCCCTCTTGGTTTCTTCCAGACCATTTTatctacaaaaaataaaaacaaaaaaaaacaatggctgttcaaataaaagtacatgt
It encodes the following:
- the LOC127516300 gene encoding uncharacterized protein LOC127516300 isoform X1, with protein sequence MSCLQSFHACHLSGCTEKGYFDGTFIMKDEDVSSFVGYVHEKTKHATGKGVCGSSQWTAAKESAKKSTSKIDEEGLEIAVCRHGGLLKGLNMFRGEIFAYPLFLQNTLSKENVSFFCSDVACKYWPYLKRVVGHCPELRPLLNMRPLLSVMHAKAHEWSCEIKWSGRNQEGAGLTIGEEVEQVNSFLSRAAICTKYMSKAARSDMLTVLASAWNKRKSENLAKCLSQRYIKTTERLKVERESFESLQAELNVSDDDIQQWVSDVQQWATVSSAKEDTGLEGRIRGLYVKMNLYRQTDSNKRRHKIRRKINEDKSTLAAAIKDFNEQSVYQLPSVDELLTADHFQWPWECPDTSNGNLSTKKMVFDRFMMLSRLKEEEQIIVTEVKQHWRSLKEAECSLRDLSVQIQTNNSDFELSEESANGLLCLLKRKLEDLQFLQNNARMLYRQCVLGQASDSILFDNISDEETEAINYSSDETDSDED